Proteins from a genomic interval of Catenulispora sp. EB89:
- a CDS encoding ArnT family glycosyltransferase — MFQRRGTTAVAVLDEDTQSGSETGVLRVGWERSTLILLGVAAAIGVVFPFVVSAWTGSLSIPHNDSWCFSRAIEIFARTGRVHLFNWNSMALVGLFIPLWKAGRWILVQDAYVGVLAVVALGAVFDILRAVGGRRRAAVGVLVLVCWPGFGLLSSSFMTDIPALAAVTVTLAIGRRALDRASVPLFLAASVAGFWGFTIREQAIAAIVGVYVAALWKRDLLRPAKLAWLLGFGVTMAVGALAFEHWRRTVPNAEPPVVTLARFPGWHYVLFTAAGGWLYLALVLSPVVVLTARPWAWSRPVQGVSVVAFVWFAYEVYRGTVALPQNYLQLNGAYSPAFLGSRPDLFPRPIWDLLLPLGCLSSALLIGLVLSRVRALRKEVLVFAVLTAGSIMLELAEHWILFDRYLLPLAVPLLAIALDRSEPVARPRIPLAALVGALVASVTGLLTANALTFDAATWHAAQSIVAGRQASAEHVDAGLDWTAWYSPDGMKAMDPNAEPGIYVKSAGLGHDHPCYVVASSPQRQAGWTLDATPEYRRFGFMGPQQSLYVYRTAETVCH, encoded by the coding sequence GTGTTCCAACGTCGGGGGACCACTGCTGTCGCCGTCTTGGACGAGGACACGCAGTCGGGTTCGGAGACAGGTGTGCTGCGCGTCGGCTGGGAGCGGTCGACGCTGATCCTTCTCGGGGTGGCGGCGGCGATCGGGGTCGTCTTTCCCTTTGTCGTCTCGGCGTGGACCGGCAGCTTGTCCATACCGCACAACGACAGTTGGTGCTTCAGCCGCGCTATTGAGATCTTTGCGCGGACCGGGCGCGTCCATCTGTTCAACTGGAACTCGATGGCGTTGGTCGGCCTGTTCATACCTCTGTGGAAGGCGGGGCGCTGGATCCTGGTGCAGGACGCTTATGTCGGCGTCCTCGCGGTCGTCGCGCTCGGGGCCGTCTTCGACATCCTGCGTGCGGTCGGGGGGCGCCGGCGTGCTGCGGTTGGCGTCCTCGTGCTGGTGTGCTGGCCCGGCTTCGGGTTGCTGTCCTCGTCGTTCATGACGGACATTCCGGCGCTGGCGGCCGTGACGGTGACGCTCGCCATCGGGCGGCGGGCGCTCGATCGGGCGTCTGTTCCGCTCTTCCTGGCCGCGTCGGTGGCGGGGTTCTGGGGCTTCACCATTCGCGAGCAGGCCATCGCGGCCATCGTCGGTGTGTACGTGGCGGCGCTCTGGAAGCGGGATCTGCTGCGGCCTGCCAAGCTGGCTTGGTTGCTCGGCTTCGGTGTGACGATGGCGGTCGGGGCGCTGGCCTTCGAGCATTGGCGCCGTACCGTGCCCAACGCCGAGCCGCCGGTGGTGACCCTCGCGCGGTTTCCCGGCTGGCACTACGTGCTCTTCACTGCTGCCGGCGGCTGGCTCTACCTCGCGCTCGTCCTGAGCCCTGTGGTGGTGTTGACGGCGCGGCCGTGGGCCTGGTCGCGGCCGGTGCAGGGGGTCTCGGTCGTCGCATTCGTCTGGTTCGCCTACGAGGTCTACCGGGGCACGGTCGCCCTCCCGCAGAACTACCTGCAGCTCAACGGTGCCTACAGCCCGGCGTTCCTCGGCTCGCGCCCGGACCTCTTCCCCCGGCCGATCTGGGACCTGCTGCTGCCGCTCGGCTGTCTGTCCAGTGCGCTGCTCATCGGCTTGGTGCTCTCGCGCGTCCGTGCGCTCCGTAAAGAAGTGCTCGTATTCGCGGTGCTGACTGCGGGCTCCATCATGCTCGAACTCGCCGAGCACTGGATCCTCTTCGACCGCTACCTGCTCCCGCTCGCCGTGCCGCTCCTGGCGATCGCGCTCGATCGCAGCGAGCCGGTCGCTCGGCCCCGTATCCCGCTCGCCGCGCTCGTCGGCGCGCTCGTGGCCAGCGTTACCGGCTTGCTCACGGCCAACGCGCTGACCTTCGACGCGGCTACCTGGCACGCCGCGCAGTCGATCGTCGCCGGCCGGCAGGCCTCCGCCGAGCACGTCGACGCCGGCCTCGACTGGACGGCCTGGTACTCGCCGGACGGGATGAAGGCGATGGACCCGAACGCCGAACCCGGCATATACGTGAAGAGCGCGGGACTTGGACACGATCACCCGTGCTACGTCGTCGCCTCGAGTCCGCAGCGGCAGGCCGGCTGGACTCTCGACGCGACTCCCGAATACCGCCGCTTCGGGTTCATGGGCCCCCAGCAGTCGCTGTACGTGTACCGGACGGCTGAGACGGTCTGTCACTAG
- a CDS encoding CDP-alcohol phosphatidyltransferase family protein, which translates to MSGHEDDLPLVEVVAGVKAATRIPAPSIIRTLPISLAGFRTLLAVPVMAAEAMRTLTPTAVIIGAFVVARVAETVAKSSRGSALPSPSGLTASRTTPSRTTPSRSTLVADRAFCLAVLIGVGASHRMTSGLLFYLAVVVGAQMLVPSGSILGRFPDRLVIPNVVPLAAVLAACRPFAGDGPVSVSVEVLIAALLTGDLWFNTLHAERFHVLSWEDMATALPTRLRRNYEMKLERSGNTTARKLTVPNLVTGLRVIPAVAGISALVDGNMAAAAVWMVVFGLLDVADGYIARAFGQVTAFGTVLDVALDKTATTAAIVALVCVHRLAVDVAGVAVMRIAAIALTAGVCWASRTELPRNTWSPVASATVLLCVFVHSDDLALATMYLNVWNAVHFAHHAVRFRTRRTG; encoded by the coding sequence ATGAGCGGCCATGAGGACGACCTGCCGCTGGTTGAGGTGGTGGCAGGCGTGAAGGCCGCGACGCGGATCCCCGCTCCGAGCATCATCAGGACTCTGCCAATCTCGCTGGCCGGATTCCGCACGCTGCTGGCTGTTCCAGTCATGGCCGCGGAGGCCATGCGGACCCTCACTCCGACTGCGGTGATCATCGGCGCGTTCGTCGTCGCCCGGGTCGCGGAAACCGTGGCGAAGAGCTCGCGAGGCTCCGCGTTGCCGTCCCCAAGCGGACTGACAGCAAGCCGAACGACACCAAGCCGAACGACACCAAGCCGATCGACGCTCGTCGCCGACCGGGCCTTCTGCTTGGCCGTGCTGATCGGTGTCGGGGCAAGCCACCGAATGACTTCAGGGCTCCTGTTCTACCTGGCTGTCGTGGTCGGCGCGCAGATGCTCGTTCCGAGCGGTTCCATCCTGGGACGCTTCCCGGACCGGCTCGTCATCCCGAACGTGGTCCCGCTCGCGGCCGTTCTGGCCGCCTGCCGGCCCTTTGCCGGAGACGGCCCGGTGTCCGTCAGCGTCGAGGTATTGATCGCGGCGCTCCTGACCGGGGACCTCTGGTTCAACACGTTGCACGCCGAGCGCTTCCACGTCCTCTCCTGGGAAGACATGGCAACAGCGCTGCCCACGCGGCTGCGCCGGAACTACGAGATGAAGTTGGAGCGCAGCGGGAATACCACCGCCCGAAAGCTCACCGTCCCCAACCTCGTGACCGGCCTGCGCGTCATCCCCGCGGTCGCCGGCATCAGCGCCCTGGTCGATGGGAACATGGCGGCCGCCGCGGTCTGGATGGTGGTCTTCGGGTTGCTCGACGTGGCGGACGGCTACATCGCGCGCGCGTTCGGCCAGGTCACGGCGTTCGGGACGGTTCTCGACGTCGCGCTGGACAAGACCGCCACCACTGCGGCGATCGTCGCGTTGGTCTGCGTCCACCGGCTTGCGGTCGACGTCGCCGGAGTCGCGGTGATGAGGATCGCGGCGATCGCGCTCACCGCCGGGGTGTGTTGGGCGAGCCGCACCGAACTGCCGCGCAACACCTGGAGCCCGGTGGCTTCGGCGACGGTGCTGCTGTGCGTCTTCGTGCACAGCGACGACTTGGCACTGGCGACGATGTATCTGAACGTCTGGAACGCGGTGCACTTCGCGCACCACGCCGTCCGATTCCGCACGCGGCGGACGGGGTAG
- a CDS encoding alpha/beta fold hydrolase: MARLLGVCGTGNDPRKEPPQVIQVKWQAALMRGVEQAGGSPAYVEDLVCVTYADLLETSAPATPTTSPTSSPSPCGTARMVRFLSEVHAYVANLDVRHRVRERIATQIGPDTHIIVGHSLGAATAYEALALLPHHNVHTLITLGSPLGYHRYLLRPSLMPNDQHRYPWPPGLQRWINLYDRKDPFVVRKRLKPLFGDGHQVEDYPVRNGLALHAAGAYLSTFATGCAIVAQSALL; this comes from the coding sequence ATGGCCAGACTGCTGGGGGTGTGCGGGACCGGCAACGACCCTCGCAAGGAACCGCCGCAGGTGATTCAGGTCAAGTGGCAAGCGGCTCTGATGCGTGGTGTCGAGCAGGCCGGTGGTTCGCCGGCCTATGTCGAGGACCTGGTCTGCGTCACCTATGCCGACCTGCTTGAGACGTCCGCGCCGGCGACACCCACCACGAGCCCGACGTCTTCTCCTTCACCGTGTGGCACGGCACGGATGGTCCGTTTCCTGTCCGAAGTCCACGCCTACGTGGCAAACCTCGACGTCCGCCATCGTGTCCGTGAGCGCATCGCCACCCAGATAGGCCCCGACACCCACATCATCGTCGGTCACTCCCTCGGCGCGGCCACCGCCTATGAGGCGCTCGCACTCCTGCCCCATCACAACGTCCACACCCTGATCACCCTTGGTTCGCCCCTCGGATATCACAGATACCTGTTGCGGCCCTCACTAATGCCGAACGACCAGCATCGCTATCCGTGGCCGCCCGGCCTCCAACGCTGGATCAACCTCTACGACCGCAAGGACCCCTTCGTCGTCCGCAAACGGCTGAAGCCGCTGTTCGGGGACGGTCATCAGGTTGAGGACTACCCGGTCCGCAACGGACTGGCACTGCATGCGGCAGGGGCCTATCTCTCAACGTTCGCAACCGGGTGCGCGATCGTTGCGCAGTCTGCGCTGCTCTGA